In Streptomyces sp. SLBN-118, the following are encoded in one genomic region:
- a CDS encoding carbohydrate ABC transporter permease, giving the protein MTALRTSRSGRTGQYLALLCYLVFLAFPFLWLISTAFKPARELGSLHPTWIPEDPTLDNFRQAFDEQPLLRAAGNSLVAALAAAVVAVVIATPMAYVMARNRSKLSAAATGWVVVSQAFPFVLVIIPLFLILKNLHLINSLFGLIMVYVVWSLPFALWMLVGYVRAVPRELEEAAAVDGAGRARTLLSVTAPLLAPGIVATALFAFITAWNEFFFALVMLKTPEKQTLPVVLTHFLGAEGVADLGPLAAAAFLATIPSLAIFAIIQKRITGGMLAGAVKS; this is encoded by the coding sequence GTGACGGCACTCCGCACGAGCAGATCGGGCCGCACCGGCCAGTACCTCGCGCTGCTGTGCTACCTCGTCTTCCTCGCGTTCCCCTTCCTCTGGCTGATCTCCACCGCCTTCAAACCGGCGCGGGAACTCGGCTCCCTGCACCCCACGTGGATCCCCGAGGACCCCACGCTCGACAACTTCCGCCAGGCCTTCGACGAACAGCCCCTCCTGCGGGCCGCGGGCAACAGCCTTGTCGCGGCCCTCGCCGCCGCGGTCGTCGCCGTCGTGATCGCGACCCCCATGGCGTATGTGATGGCCCGCAACCGCTCCAAGCTCTCAGCCGCCGCCACCGGCTGGGTCGTGGTCAGCCAGGCGTTCCCGTTCGTCCTGGTGATCATTCCGCTGTTCCTGATCCTCAAGAACCTGCATCTGATCAACAGCCTGTTCGGTCTGATCATGGTGTACGTGGTGTGGTCGCTGCCGTTCGCGCTCTGGATGCTGGTCGGCTACGTACGGGCCGTGCCGCGCGAGCTGGAGGAGGCCGCGGCCGTCGACGGCGCGGGCCGGGCACGCACGCTCCTCTCGGTCACCGCACCGCTGCTCGCGCCCGGCATCGTCGCGACCGCGCTGTTCGCGTTCATCACCGCATGGAACGAGTTCTTCTTCGCCCTCGTCATGCTCAAGACGCCCGAGAAACAGACCCTGCCGGTCGTCCTCACCCACTTCCTCGGCGCGGAGGGCGTCGCCGACCTCGGGCCGCTCGCCGCGGCCGCGTTCCTGGCGACGATCCCCTCGCTCGCCATCTTCGCGATCATCCAGAAGCGGATCACGGGCGGGATGCTGGCAGGGGCGGTGAAGTCCTGA
- a CDS encoding carbohydrate ABC transporter permease, with translation MTLANAAPRSERQSGRRSPGQPRPGKQLDHGAWFLVLPALIPILVLSVGPLLYGISLAFTDSQAGRTEPTEWIGTLNFQDLVHDTLFWDSFRIGLLWAVGVTVPQFALALGLALLLNQNLRLRWLARALAIIPWAMPEVVVGIMWRLVYNPDAGILNETIRDLGLGDGRDWLSGLATALPAVIVVGIWAGMPQTTVALLAGLQNTPYELHEAAALDGAGAWRRFRTVTWPALRPVALAVTALNFIWNFNSFALVYVLTNGGPGGRTRLPMLFAYEEAFRYGQFGYAAAMGCVMVAVISVMLALHLAGRLKGGDER, from the coding sequence GTGACATTGGCGAACGCTGCGCCGCGGTCCGAGAGGCAGTCCGGAAGGCGATCACCCGGACAGCCGCGGCCGGGAAAACAACTCGACCACGGGGCCTGGTTTCTCGTACTGCCCGCCCTGATCCCGATCCTCGTCCTGAGTGTCGGCCCGCTGCTCTATGGCATCTCTCTCGCCTTCACCGACTCCCAGGCGGGCCGCACCGAACCAACGGAGTGGATCGGCACCCTCAACTTCCAGGACCTGGTCCACGACACCCTCTTCTGGGACTCGTTCCGGATCGGCCTGCTCTGGGCGGTCGGCGTCACCGTTCCCCAGTTCGCGCTCGCGCTCGGTCTCGCCCTCCTGCTCAACCAGAATCTCCGATTACGCTGGCTCGCCCGCGCGCTCGCGATCATCCCCTGGGCCATGCCCGAAGTCGTCGTCGGCATCATGTGGCGTCTCGTCTACAACCCCGACGCGGGCATCCTCAACGAGACCATCCGTGACCTCGGCCTCGGCGACGGGCGGGACTGGCTCAGCGGTCTGGCCACCGCCCTGCCCGCAGTGATCGTCGTCGGGATCTGGGCGGGCATGCCACAGACGACCGTCGCGCTCCTCGCGGGCCTGCAGAACACCCCGTACGAACTGCACGAGGCCGCCGCCCTCGACGGCGCGGGCGCCTGGCGCCGGTTCCGTACGGTCACCTGGCCCGCCCTCAGGCCCGTCGCCCTGGCCGTCACCGCGCTCAACTTCATCTGGAACTTCAACTCGTTCGCCCTGGTCTATGTGCTCACCAACGGCGGACCCGGTGGGCGAACCCGCCTCCCCATGCTCTTCGCTTATGAAGAGGCTTTCCGCTACGGCCAGTTCGGCTACGCCGCCGCCATGGGCTGCGTCATGGTCGCGGTGATCTCGGTGATGCTCGCCCTCCACCTCGCAGGACGGCTCAAGGGAGGCGATGAGCGGTGA
- a CDS encoding phosphotransferase enzyme family protein, protein MDETRARAVLVAAGLPADATLLALGENAVFGAGEVVVKIGRHAELMARAERELAVGAWLEESGVPAVRPAEPKARLVEGHPVTVWHRLPEAVRAAEPADLAELLRLIHALPSPDFSLPRRDVLGGVERWLRLAGDAIHPADAAYLRERRDGFAEAASMLTPHLQAGPIHGDALPRNVHVGPDGPVVVDLETFSDDLREHDLVVMALARDRYGLTPEAYESFTGAYGWDVREWEGCAVLRGARETASCAWVAQHAPTNPRAREEFARRVASLRDGAEGIRWYVF, encoded by the coding sequence ATGGACGAGACACGGGCACGCGCCGTACTGGTGGCCGCGGGACTGCCCGCCGACGCGACGCTGCTGGCGCTCGGCGAGAACGCGGTCTTCGGGGCGGGCGAGGTGGTCGTCAAGATCGGCCGGCACGCGGAGTTGATGGCCCGCGCGGAACGTGAACTGGCCGTCGGCGCCTGGCTGGAGGAGTCCGGCGTTCCCGCCGTCCGCCCGGCTGAACCGAAGGCGCGCCTGGTGGAAGGCCATCCGGTGACGGTCTGGCACCGCCTGCCGGAGGCTGTGCGGGCGGCGGAGCCGGCGGATCTGGCAGAGCTGCTGCGGCTGATTCACGCCCTGCCGTCGCCCGACTTCTCACTTCCGCGGCGGGATGTGCTGGGCGGCGTCGAGCGGTGGCTTCGGCTGGCGGGGGACGCGATCCACCCGGCGGACGCGGCGTATCTGCGCGAACGCCGCGACGGTTTCGCGGAGGCCGCCTCCATGCTGACCCCCCATCTGCAGGCCGGTCCGATCCACGGCGACGCGCTCCCCCGCAATGTCCACGTGGGCCCGGACGGGCCGGTCGTGGTGGACCTCGAGACCTTCTCGGACGACCTGCGCGAACACGATCTGGTGGTCATGGCGCTGGCGCGCGACCGGTACGGGCTGACGCCGGAGGCGTACGAGTCGTTCACGGGCGCGTACGGGTGGGATGTGCGCGAATGGGAGGGGTGCGCGGTGCTGCGGGGCGCGCGGGAAACGGCGAGCTGCGCGTGGGTGGCGCAGCACGCTCCGACGAACCCCAGGGCGCGGGAGGAGTTCGCGAGGCGGGTGGCGTCACTGCGGGATGGAGCGGAAGGCATCCGCTGGTACGTGTTTTGA